The proteins below are encoded in one region of Scylla paramamosain isolate STU-SP2022 chromosome 8, ASM3559412v1, whole genome shotgun sequence:
- the LOC135102792 gene encoding general transcription factor IIH subunit 3-like yields the protein MTEEGCLLVMVVDMHPQLAEHDAHTYLNAVVAFANLHLAANVRNSLGVLAANHLESRFLYPSCDGDGVERQRDGRLEMLGQVDRAIERGLKTMAVAAGASPMHSEQSESLLSGAMGRGLLYIKRRETEEVLTKKLQSRLLVLKISSDTGSQYLTYINAYLTAQKMSTPVDVCVVGGECGLLQQGADITGGTYHCVRQVTELLQTLLLMYHCGPATRRKMNAPPPDTVDYRAACFCHRTLVDMASVCSNCLSVYCKAVPLCTTCNVIFQTDRPLVRLSKKKK from the exons ATGACGGAGGAAGGCTGTCtgcttgtgatggtggtggacatGCACCCCCAGCTAGCTGAGCATGATGCTCACACATACCTCAATGCTGTTGTCGCCTTTGCTAACCTGCACTTGGCTGCCAACGTCCGAAACTCCCTAGGGGTCCTTGCGGCCAACCACCTGGAGTCAAGGTTCCTATATCCAagctgtgatggtgatggg GTTGAGAGACAAAGGGATGGTCGGCTGGAGATGTTAGGTCAAGTAGACCGAGCCATTGAGAGAGGCCTCAAGACCATGGCTGTGGCAGCAGGGGCCAGTCCCATGCATTCAGAGCAGAGTGAGTCCCTCCTCTCTGGGGCCATGGGCAGGGGACTTCTCTACATCAAGAGACGGGAGACTGAGGAGGTTCTAACGAAGAAGCTGCAATCCAGACTGTTAGTGCTAAAAATATCAT CGGATACTGGGAGCCAGTACCTCACCTACATCAATGCTTACCTGACGGCACAGAAGATGTCGACGCCGGTtgacgtgtgtgttgtgggggGTGAGTGCGGCCTCTTGCAGCAAGGCGCTGACATCACAGGGGGTACCTACCACTGTGTGCGACAG GTGACAGAGCTCCTCCAGACACTGCTGCTCATGTACCACTGCGGCCCAGCTACTCGCAGGAAGATGAACGCTCCACCACCTGACACAGTGGATTACCGTGCCGCCTGCTTTTGCCACCGCACACTAGTGGATATGGCCAGTGTGTGCTCCAATTGCCTCTCTGTCTACTGCAAGGCTGTGCCACTCTGCACCACCTGCAATGTTATCTTCCAGACTGATCGGCCTCTTGTTCGTctgagtaagaagaaaaagtga